One Pseudomonadota bacterium genomic region harbors:
- a CDS encoding AAA family ATPase, whose translation MSARRFLAAIQRRDDVAPSGAFPWSVPLIRDLQAIEFSTPVTFLVGENGSGKSTVLEGIAAGMSAAAAGSRDLQRDETLVAAREFAKGFRFVRQRHAKTRMFMRAEDAFGFVRRFADEVRVQERMPDSPDKQSEILWAKVNQAAFEVRYGGDLDAQSHGETFLKILAERLAPEGLYFLDEPETPLSPQRLLALMGLIKDRVERGCQFVIATHSPILMGQPDATILSFHDGRIEPVAYDDIEHVRITRAFLNDRERFLRRL comes from the coding sequence ATGAGCGCGCGGCGATTCCTTGCTGCGATCCAACGCCGCGACGATGTCGCTCCTTCCGGGGCGTTTCCCTGGTCGGTGCCGCTCATCCGCGATCTTCAGGCGATTGAGTTTTCAACGCCGGTGACGTTCCTCGTCGGCGAGAACGGCTCGGGCAAATCGACGGTGCTCGAAGGGATCGCGGCGGGCATGTCGGCGGCGGCGGCCGGCAGCCGCGATCTGCAGCGGGACGAGACCCTTGTCGCCGCGCGCGAATTCGCCAAAGGCTTCCGCTTCGTGCGGCAGCGGCATGCGAAGACCCGGATGTTCATGCGCGCCGAGGACGCCTTCGGCTTTGTCCGGCGCTTTGCCGACGAGGTCCGGGTGCAGGAAAGAATGCCGGACAGTCCGGACAAGCAGTCCGAGATTTTATGGGCGAAGGTAAACCAAGCGGCGTTCGAGGTGCGATACGGCGGTGACCTCGATGCGCAATCGCATGGCGAGACGTTTCTGAAGATATTGGCCGAACGGCTGGCGCCGGAAGGGCTCTATTTCCTTGATGAGCCGGAGACGCCCCTCTCGCCGCAGCGCCTCCTGGCTCTCATGGGCCTGATCAAGGACCGGGTCGAGCGGGGATGCCAATTCGTCATCGCCACGCACTCGCCCATTTTGATGGGGCAACCCGATGCGACCATCCTATCGTTTCATGATGGCCGCATCGAACCTGT